The proteins below come from a single Salinivibrio kushneri genomic window:
- the holB gene encoding DNA polymerase III subunit delta', with product MSDKIGLAYPAPCVYPWFEGVWGHWQQLLVSARFPHALLLAAPPGSGRRALISQLAKVRLCSDQADSACGHCHHCQLFAAGNHPDIHWLAPEKPGKQIGIDAVRKVQRQALETSQLGGARFIVIECVERLGEAAANALLKSLEEPPSGCYFVLLTDSLDSLLATIVSRCSVWKAPQAEAETAKAWIEQTLQRSVPDHAVGLYRGAPLAASDFVASGGLDHHHAVVEGFSTYVRERTGLFDTIEVLVSHYPASLNWLSYFLLDVLKWRQGVEQTIVHRHHHQRVAEVANALTTQQVHSLLRALHQLQRQLQTHTGLNTELVVSQWLLSIGE from the coding sequence ATGAGTGACAAGATAGGATTGGCATACCCCGCGCCTTGCGTTTATCCCTGGTTTGAAGGGGTTTGGGGGCATTGGCAGCAGCTATTGGTGAGTGCAAGGTTCCCGCATGCGCTCTTGTTGGCCGCGCCCCCAGGCAGCGGCCGTCGCGCGTTGATCAGCCAGCTTGCTAAGGTGAGGCTGTGCAGCGATCAAGCCGATAGCGCTTGTGGTCATTGTCATCATTGTCAGCTTTTCGCGGCGGGTAACCATCCTGATATTCACTGGCTAGCCCCCGAGAAACCGGGCAAGCAGATTGGTATCGATGCAGTCCGCAAGGTGCAACGACAAGCGCTGGAAACGTCGCAATTGGGTGGGGCGCGCTTTATTGTCATAGAGTGTGTCGAGCGTTTAGGGGAAGCCGCGGCCAATGCATTGCTTAAATCGCTAGAAGAGCCACCTTCAGGGTGTTACTTCGTATTGCTGACAGACTCGCTGGATAGCCTACTCGCGACCATTGTCAGTCGCTGTAGTGTGTGGAAGGCACCGCAGGCGGAGGCTGAAACAGCCAAGGCATGGATCGAGCAAACATTGCAGCGTTCGGTGCCAGACCATGCGGTGGGTTTATATCGTGGCGCTCCCTTGGCCGCCAGCGACTTTGTGGCATCGGGCGGGTTAGATCATCACCATGCTGTGGTGGAGGGCTTTTCTACCTATGTGCGTGAGAGAACGGGCTTATTTGACACTATTGAGGTCTTAGTCTCACACTACCCTGCTTCATTGAACTGGCTCAGTTATTTTCTGCTTGATGTACTCAAATGGCGTCAAGGCGTGGAGCAGACCATTGTGCACCGGCATCATCACCAACGGGTTGCGGAAGTGGCCAATGCACTGACCACCCAGCAAGTTCATTCATTATTACGCGCGCTGCATCAATTACAGCGTCAGTTACAAACTCATACAGGGCTAAATACCGAACTGGTAGTTAGCCAGTGGCTATTATCGATTGGAGAATAA
- the tmk gene encoding dTMP kinase, whose protein sequence is MKNHFIVVEGLEGAGKSTAINQIKQVLLDVGIKDVITTREPGGTPLAEQLRTLVKQGHPDEPLTDKAELLMLYAARVQLVENVIKPALAKGQWVVGDRHDMSSQAYQGGGRGMDTSLMQSLKETVLGEFAPSLTLYMDIDPEVGLARARGRGDLDRIEKMQLDFFERTRARYLALANDDPSVVVIDAGQSLDNVTAQIKTALENWLKQQTGV, encoded by the coding sequence ATGAAGAACCATTTCATCGTTGTAGAAGGCCTCGAAGGTGCGGGCAAAAGTACGGCCATCAATCAGATCAAACAGGTGTTGCTCGATGTCGGCATCAAAGATGTGATCACCACGCGAGAGCCCGGTGGTACGCCGCTTGCTGAACAGTTGCGCACGCTTGTCAAACAAGGTCACCCGGATGAACCGCTCACTGATAAAGCCGAGCTTCTCATGCTTTATGCCGCCCGAGTACAGCTTGTCGAAAATGTGATTAAACCCGCCCTGGCGAAGGGTCAATGGGTGGTGGGTGATCGTCATGATATGTCATCACAGGCATACCAGGGTGGGGGACGTGGTATGGACACGTCGCTGATGCAGAGCCTAAAAGAAACGGTATTGGGGGAGTTTGCTCCCTCACTAACATTGTATATGGACATCGATCCGGAAGTAGGCTTAGCGCGTGCGCGTGGCCGCGGTGATCTGGACCGGATTGAGAAAATGCAACTCGATTTTTTTGAGCGCACGCGAGCCCGCTATCTGGCATTGGCAAACGACGATCCCAGTGTGGTGGTGATTGATGCGGGCCAGTCGCTAGACAACGTGACTGCTCAGATTAAGACGGCACTAGAAAACTGGCTTAAGCAGCAGACAGGCGTATGA
- the mltG gene encoding endolytic transglycosylase MltG, translating into MLKKRFLGLMSVLMAIVLASVAGVLWQTKAFISTPLSLQTPQLFTVPSGAHYHKVIAKFEDNGWMASSIWSKFAPRVYPELTRVQAGTFQIQPGQTLAEAFATLRSGQQYQDEITFVEGSTFAQWRKQIQSAPHLEQTLTGMREAAIADALGISHDKLEGLLLPETYAYDVGDTDIALLQRAKRAMEATLDQAWQQRIDDLPIDTPYELLILASIIEKETAVASEREQVASVFVNRLRRGMRLQTDPTVIYGMGDKYEGNIRKRDLRTPTPYNTYVINGLPPTPIAMPGKASIFAAAQPAKTDYYYFVATGKGGHQFSTTLAEHNRAVRDYLKVLKNQ; encoded by the coding sequence GTGCTAAAAAAGCGATTTTTGGGGCTGATGAGCGTATTGATGGCGATAGTTTTGGCCTCGGTCGCTGGGGTGCTTTGGCAAACGAAGGCGTTTATTTCCACGCCGTTATCCTTGCAGACGCCTCAGCTATTCACTGTACCTAGCGGTGCACATTACCATAAGGTCATTGCAAAATTTGAAGACAACGGTTGGATGGCATCAAGCATCTGGTCGAAGTTTGCGCCACGGGTTTATCCAGAGCTGACTCGGGTGCAAGCGGGCACCTTTCAGATTCAACCGGGACAAACGTTAGCGGAGGCATTCGCAACGCTGCGTTCAGGCCAGCAATATCAAGATGAGATCACCTTTGTTGAAGGGAGTACGTTTGCCCAGTGGCGCAAGCAAATCCAATCGGCCCCGCACCTTGAACAAACATTAACTGGGATGCGTGAGGCCGCCATTGCCGACGCGTTAGGGATCAGTCACGATAAACTAGAAGGATTACTGCTCCCTGAAACCTACGCCTATGATGTGGGTGATACTGATATAGCATTGTTACAACGCGCCAAGCGTGCAATGGAAGCGACCTTAGATCAGGCTTGGCAGCAACGCATTGATGACTTACCGATAGATACGCCTTATGAACTATTGATATTGGCCTCCATCATTGAAAAGGAGACCGCAGTAGCGAGTGAGCGGGAACAGGTCGCGTCGGTGTTCGTGAACCGGCTGCGACGTGGTATGCGTTTGCAAACCGATCCGACCGTGATTTATGGCATGGGTGATAAGTATGAGGGCAATATTCGTAAGCGTGACTTGCGCACACCGACCCCCTACAACACCTATGTGATTAATGGCTTGCCACCGACGCCGATCGCAATGCCAGGTAAAGCGTCAATCTTTGCCGCTGCGCAGCCAGCAAAGACGGATTACTACTATTTTGTCGCCACGGGTAAAGGCGGCCACCAATTTTCTACCACCTTGGCCGAACACAATCGAGCCGTGCGTGATTACTTAAAAGTGTTGAAGAATCAATGA
- the pabC gene encoding aminodeoxychorismate lyase, whose product MYWVNGHPCRELAVADRGLQFGDGCFTTGHVYQGLLLDRDAHILRLQSTCERLAIHGVDWSVLATMLDQACQHSQDEQVLKVIITRGQGGRGYSPKGCSSPTVIVSLHPYPHHYHHWQQHGVALATTHIQLGASPFAGLKHLNRLEQVRLKLALEDAEADDFVVADMFGNLVETSASNLFWCQDHVIYTPDLAYAGVAGLMREKVMAVIEGFTDYQCKTVAVDETALWRADEVFICNALMKVVPVTAINETSYKTHTLTRRLQQRLNAC is encoded by the coding sequence ATGTATTGGGTAAATGGACACCCTTGTCGCGAACTAGCGGTCGCTGACCGAGGGCTCCAATTTGGTGATGGTTGCTTTACTACTGGCCATGTGTATCAGGGGCTATTACTTGATCGTGATGCACATATACTGCGTTTACAAAGCACTTGTGAGCGACTCGCCATTCACGGGGTCGATTGGTCGGTACTCGCGACAATGCTTGATCAAGCGTGTCAGCATTCGCAGGATGAACAGGTGTTGAAGGTGATTATCACCCGAGGGCAGGGGGGCCGCGGTTACAGTCCCAAAGGCTGCTCGTCGCCAACTGTGATTGTTAGCCTACATCCGTATCCACATCATTATCATCACTGGCAACAGCATGGGGTGGCATTGGCGACGACGCACATACAACTGGGCGCATCACCTTTTGCGGGGCTTAAACATCTCAACCGGTTAGAACAGGTGCGTCTAAAGCTGGCACTGGAAGACGCGGAGGCCGATGATTTCGTGGTCGCGGACATGTTTGGCAACCTGGTTGAGACCTCGGCGTCCAATCTTTTCTGGTGCCAAGATCATGTCATTTATACACCTGATTTGGCATACGCCGGTGTGGCGGGACTGATGCGAGAAAAAGTGATGGCCGTGATTGAAGGTTTCACGGACTACCAATGTAAAACGGTCGCGGTCGATGAGACAGCGCTGTGGCGTGCCGATGAAGTGTTTATTTGCAATGCTTTGATGAAGGTGGTGCCAGTGACAGCCATCAATGAAACAAGTTATAAAACGCATACGCTGACAAGGCGATTACAACAGAGGTTAAACGCGTGCTAA
- the fabF gene encoding beta-ketoacyl-ACP synthase II encodes MSKRRVVVTGMGMLSPVGNSVESSWKALLAGQSGISAIEHFDATNFATQFAGMVKDFNCEDYMSKKDARKMDLFIQYGIAASVQAIKDSGLQVDDNNAHRIGVAIGSGIGGLGLIEQNHRAYMEKGPRKISPFFVPSTIVNMIAGHVSINYGMRGPNISISTACTTGLHNIGHAARMIAYGDADAMVAGGAEKASTELGIGGFAAAKALSTRNDDPKAASRPWDKDRDGFVLGDGAGVMVLEEYEHAKARGATIYCELAGFGMSGDAYHMTSPSEDGSGAALAMEAAIRDAGINPAQIGYVNAHGTSTPAGDVAESKAIRRAMGDAADSMLVSSTKSMTGHLLGAAGSAESIITAMSLIDQAVPPTINLDNVDEGCDLDYVPHEARDVKMEYALCNSFGFGGTNGSLIFKKL; translated from the coding sequence GTGTCTAAGCGTCGTGTTGTTGTGACTGGCATGGGTATGTTGTCACCCGTCGGTAACTCAGTTGAGTCTTCATGGAAAGCTCTGCTAGCCGGGCAAAGCGGTATCTCAGCGATTGAGCATTTTGATGCCACTAACTTTGCTACTCAATTTGCGGGCATGGTTAAGGACTTCAATTGTGAAGACTACATGTCGAAAAAAGATGCACGAAAAATGGACTTGTTCATCCAATATGGCATTGCTGCCAGTGTGCAAGCCATTAAAGACTCCGGGCTGCAAGTTGATGACAACAATGCACACCGTATTGGTGTCGCGATAGGTTCAGGCATTGGTGGTCTTGGTTTGATTGAACAAAATCATCGTGCGTATATGGAAAAGGGTCCACGTAAGATCAGCCCCTTCTTTGTTCCATCAACCATCGTTAATATGATTGCAGGGCACGTGTCGATTAACTACGGCATGCGTGGCCCAAACATCTCAATTTCAACCGCATGTACCACAGGCCTTCATAATATTGGTCATGCTGCCCGTATGATTGCATACGGTGACGCAGACGCCATGGTTGCCGGTGGCGCAGAGAAAGCCTCCACCGAGCTTGGTATTGGCGGTTTTGCCGCAGCCAAAGCGCTCTCAACGCGCAATGACGATCCAAAGGCAGCCTCTCGCCCATGGGACAAAGACCGTGATGGTTTTGTGCTGGGTGATGGCGCAGGCGTGATGGTGCTTGAAGAGTACGAGCATGCGAAAGCGCGTGGCGCAACCATATATTGTGAATTAGCCGGCTTTGGCATGAGTGGCGATGCTTATCATATGACGTCACCCAGTGAAGATGGCTCAGGCGCGGCATTGGCGATGGAAGCGGCGATTCGTGATGCGGGTATCAACCCTGCACAAATTGGCTACGTTAACGCTCACGGTACATCTACTCCAGCGGGTGATGTCGCGGAAAGCAAGGCAATTCGTCGTGCAATGGGAGACGCAGCCGATAGCATGTTGGTCTCTTCAACCAAATCGATGACCGGCCATTTGCTCGGTGCGGCAGGCTCTGCCGAGTCGATTATCACTGCCATGTCGTTGATTGACCAAGCCGTACCACCAACGATCAACCTTGATAATGTTGATGAGGGTTGCGATTTAGATTACGTACCGCACGAAGCGCGTGACGTAAAAATGGAGTACGCGTTGTGTAACTCCTTTGGTTTTGGTGGCACCAACGGCTCTTTGATCTTCAAAAAGCTGTAA
- the acpP gene encoding acyl carrier protein, with amino-acid sequence MSNIEERVKKIIVEQLGVDEAEVKNEASFVDDLGADSLDTVELVMALEEEFDTEIPDEEAEKITTVQAAIDYVVGASA; translated from the coding sequence ATGAGCAACATCGAAGAACGCGTAAAGAAAATCATCGTTGAGCAACTAGGTGTCGACGAAGCAGAAGTGAAAAACGAAGCTTCATTCGTAGACGACTTGGGCGCGGACTCTCTGGATACCGTTGAGCTGGTAATGGCTCTTGAAGAGGAATTCGATACAGAGATTCCAGATGAAGAAGCAGAGAAGATTACCACTGTACAGGCAGCTATCGACTACGTTGTCGGCGCTTCAGCGTAA
- the fabG gene encoding 3-oxoacyl-ACP reductase FabG produces the protein MKLDGKVALVTGASRGIGRATAELLAERGATVIGTATSEKGAAAISDYLGENGKGLALNVTSPESVAEVLDTIKKEFGDVDILVNNAGITRDNLLMRMKDDEWQDIMDTNLTSIFRLSKAVLRAMMKKRCGRIINIGSVVGVMGNAGQANYAAAKAGVIGFTKSMAREVAARGITVNTVAPGFIETDMTKALNDEQRAATLAQVPAGRLGDPKEIAATVAFLASDDAAYMTGETLHVNGGMYMI, from the coding sequence ATGAAACTAGACGGAAAAGTAGCGCTGGTAACAGGCGCAAGCCGTGGGATTGGCCGAGCAACGGCAGAGCTTTTGGCGGAGCGTGGTGCCACTGTGATTGGTACAGCGACTAGCGAAAAAGGCGCTGCCGCAATTAGCGATTACCTCGGTGAAAACGGTAAAGGCTTAGCACTCAATGTGACCTCGCCAGAGTCAGTCGCAGAGGTGCTTGATACGATCAAAAAAGAATTTGGTGACGTTGACATTCTGGTTAACAATGCCGGTATCACTCGTGATAACCTATTGATGCGGATGAAAGACGACGAGTGGCAGGACATTATGGACACCAACTTGACGTCAATCTTCCGTTTATCAAAGGCAGTATTGCGTGCGATGATGAAAAAACGCTGTGGCCGAATCATTAACATTGGTTCTGTGGTCGGTGTAATGGGTAATGCGGGACAGGCAAATTATGCGGCGGCAAAAGCAGGCGTGATTGGCTTTACCAAATCCATGGCACGAGAAGTGGCTGCGCGTGGCATCACAGTGAATACGGTCGCCCCTGGTTTTATCGAAACCGATATGACTAAGGCGCTGAATGATGAACAGCGCGCTGCGACCCTGGCACAAGTGCCAGCAGGGCGTTTGGGTGATCCAAAAGAGATTGCTGCAACGGTGGCGTTTTTAGCCTCTGACGATGCCGCTTACATGACGGGTGAGACCTTGCACGTCAATGGCGGTATGTACATGATTTGA
- the fabD gene encoding ACP S-malonyltransferase yields MSSTASSSTATSPTAIVFPGQGSQAVGMLGELAEQYGVVQQTFSEASEVLGYDLWALVQQGPEADLNETHRTQPALLAASVAIWRVWEAQGGAAPAMLAGHSLGEYSALVCAGVLDFKAAIKLVELRGRLMQEAVPAGIGAMSAIIGLDNEAIATACEQAAQGQVVSPVNFNSPGQVVIAGNKEAVERANALCKDAGAKRALPLPVSVPSHCALMKPAAEKLAQALESVTFNTPRIPVVNNADVATPIEPAQIKEALVRQLHSPVRWTETVEHMAAEGVEQLLEFGPGKVLTGLTKRINKALSSAAVNDSASLAAAKA; encoded by the coding sequence ATGTCTTCAACAGCTAGTTCTTCAACAGCGACGTCTCCAACTGCAATCGTATTTCCTGGCCAAGGATCACAAGCTGTGGGTATGCTCGGGGAGCTCGCCGAACAGTATGGCGTTGTGCAGCAGACGTTTTCAGAAGCCTCAGAAGTGCTTGGCTATGACCTTTGGGCATTGGTCCAGCAAGGCCCTGAAGCGGACTTAAATGAAACCCATCGTACCCAACCTGCGTTACTAGCCGCGTCTGTTGCTATTTGGCGAGTATGGGAAGCCCAAGGTGGCGCTGCGCCAGCCATGCTTGCCGGCCACAGCTTGGGTGAATACTCGGCCTTGGTGTGTGCTGGCGTGTTGGATTTCAAAGCAGCGATCAAGCTGGTTGAATTGCGCGGCCGACTGATGCAAGAAGCGGTACCAGCGGGTATTGGCGCGATGTCGGCAATTATTGGCCTCGACAATGAAGCAATTGCCACCGCATGTGAGCAAGCGGCGCAAGGGCAGGTGGTCTCACCGGTTAACTTCAACTCGCCGGGTCAAGTCGTGATTGCGGGTAATAAAGAAGCGGTTGAGCGTGCTAACGCCTTGTGTAAAGACGCGGGCGCAAAACGTGCATTGCCGCTGCCGGTGTCAGTGCCTTCCCACTGTGCGCTGATGAAGCCTGCAGCAGAAAAACTGGCGCAAGCGCTGGAGTCGGTAACGTTTAATACACCCCGTATTCCTGTGGTCAACAATGCTGATGTGGCAACGCCGATAGAGCCGGCTCAAATTAAAGAAGCCCTGGTGCGTCAATTACATAGCCCGGTACGCTGGACCGAAACGGTCGAGCATATGGCGGCTGAAGGCGTGGAACAGCTTTTGGAGTTTGGCCCTGGTAAAGTACTGACAGGCTTGACCAAACGCATCAACAAGGCGTTGAGCAGCGCGGCGGTTAATGATAGCGCCAGCCTTGCCGCCGCGAAGGCGTGA
- a CDS encoding beta-ketoacyl-ACP synthase III translates to MYSKILGTGSYLPEQVRTNADLEQMVDTSDEWIVTRTGIKERRIAAPTDTVASMAYQAAVQAIDMAAIDKHDIDLIIVATTSGERAFPAAACDVQAMLGIKGCPAFDIAAACSGFVYALSVADQYVKNGLAKNALVVGADRLSHTCDPDDRSTIILFGDGAGAVVLSADENDGILSTHLKADGKFGELLKLKYPERGQSLEADEAWLYMAGNEVFKVAVTQLANIVTETLQANQIEKSDIDWLVPHQANYRIIKATAKKLAMSMDQVVLTLDRHGNTSAASVPTALDEAVRDGRIQRGQTLLLEAFGGGFAWGSALVRF, encoded by the coding sequence ATGTATAGTAAGATTTTGGGCACAGGCAGCTATTTGCCTGAACAGGTTCGCACCAATGCTGACCTTGAACAGATGGTAGACACCAGTGATGAATGGATTGTGACCCGCACGGGGATCAAAGAACGTCGCATTGCTGCACCCACAGATACCGTTGCCTCGATGGCTTATCAGGCCGCCGTACAGGCGATAGATATGGCTGCCATCGATAAACATGACATCGACCTGATTATTGTCGCCACCACCAGTGGTGAGCGTGCTTTTCCCGCAGCTGCCTGTGATGTTCAAGCCATGCTGGGGATTAAAGGCTGCCCCGCTTTTGATATTGCGGCGGCGTGCTCTGGCTTTGTGTATGCACTCAGTGTCGCGGATCAATACGTTAAAAACGGCCTCGCCAAAAATGCGCTGGTGGTAGGCGCAGATCGCCTGTCACACACCTGTGATCCTGATGATCGCTCCACCATTATTTTGTTTGGTGATGGTGCAGGTGCAGTGGTGCTCTCTGCTGATGAAAATGATGGTATTTTGTCCACACACCTGAAAGCTGATGGCAAATTTGGCGAGCTATTGAAACTTAAGTATCCAGAGCGTGGTCAATCGTTAGAGGCCGATGAAGCGTGGCTTTATATGGCGGGGAATGAAGTCTTCAAAGTGGCGGTAACACAACTGGCCAATATTGTGACAGAAACGCTTCAGGCCAACCAAATTGAAAAGTCAGATATAGATTGGTTAGTACCACACCAAGCCAATTACCGAATTATTAAAGCGACCGCGAAGAAACTCGCGATGTCGATGGATCAAGTTGTATTGACGCTTGACCGCCATGGCAACACGTCTGCCGCATCGGTACCTACTGCCCTTGATGAGGCGGTACGTGATGGGCGAATCCAACGAGGCCAGACACTCTTGCTTGAGGCGTTTGGCGGCGGATTCGCATGGGGTTCAGCGTTGGTCAGATTTTAA
- the plsX gene encoding phosphate acyltransferase PlsX — protein MTRLTIALDAMGGDFGPQVTVPASVQALSRFADLKVILVGDEHHIKASLNQLNAQHHSRLSIVHAPDVIPNDMRPSTALRRSHNTSMRVALEKVASGEADACVSAGNTGALMALSKYLLKLLPGIDRPALVTALPGAQYQRKWLLDLGANVACDADTLFQFAVMGAVLAEAELGHTPRIGLLNIGEEATKGNDLVRRCADLLQQSESVRYTGYVEGDQIYTGETDVIVCDGFVGNVALKTSEGVARLIIDKVKAHLHPHPIKRWIAKWLFSDLLNQLQQLKPDQYNGASLLGLRGIVVKSHGRADIAAYENAIFEAVHEVERQIPTKISDRLEAVLLERH, from the coding sequence TTGACTAGGTTAACCATTGCACTCGATGCGATGGGCGGGGATTTCGGTCCCCAAGTCACAGTGCCTGCCTCCGTGCAGGCATTGTCACGTTTTGCGGACCTAAAAGTGATCCTAGTGGGCGACGAGCACCACATTAAGGCGTCACTTAATCAGCTCAATGCCCAGCATCATTCCCGATTATCTATCGTCCATGCCCCGGACGTGATCCCTAATGATATGCGCCCGTCCACCGCGCTGCGCCGCAGTCATAATACGTCTATGCGTGTTGCATTGGAAAAGGTGGCCAGTGGTGAAGCGGATGCGTGTGTGAGTGCAGGGAACACGGGCGCGCTAATGGCGTTGTCCAAATATTTGCTTAAGCTGCTGCCCGGTATTGATCGTCCTGCCCTTGTCACCGCCTTGCCCGGCGCCCAATATCAACGCAAATGGTTGCTGGATTTAGGCGCCAATGTGGCCTGTGATGCGGATACCTTATTCCAATTTGCGGTGATGGGCGCGGTGTTAGCGGAAGCTGAGTTAGGCCATACCCCGCGCATCGGTCTATTAAATATTGGTGAAGAAGCGACAAAAGGGAACGATTTGGTGCGTCGCTGTGCTGATCTCTTGCAGCAAAGTGAGTCCGTGCGTTACACCGGCTACGTAGAGGGTGATCAAATCTACACAGGTGAGACCGATGTGATTGTCTGTGATGGCTTTGTCGGCAACGTGGCGTTAAAAACCAGCGAGGGAGTCGCACGCTTGATCATCGACAAGGTGAAAGCCCACCTCCACCCGCATCCTATTAAGCGTTGGATCGCGAAATGGCTATTTTCTGATCTATTAAATCAACTCCAACAGCTGAAACCCGACCAGTACAACGGCGCAAGTTTGCTAGGATTGCGCGGCATCGTTGTAAAAAGCCACGGACGCGCTGATATCGCCGCTTACGAAAACGCTATTTTTGAGGCGGTGCACGAGGTCGAACGGCAAATCCCAACTAAGATAAGTGACCGTTTAGAGGCAGTTCTTCTCGAGAGGCATTAG
- the rpmF gene encoding 50S ribosomal protein L32 has protein sequence MAVQKNRKTRSKRGMRRSHDALGTQAVSVDKTSGETHLRHNMTADGFYRGRKVINK, from the coding sequence ATGGCCGTACAAAAGAACCGTAAAACCCGTTCTAAGCGTGGTATGCGTCGTTCACACGATGCACTGGGTACTCAAGCTGTATCTGTAGACAAAACTAGCGGTGAGACTCACCTGCGTCACAACATGACTGCAGACGGTTTCTACCGTGGCCGCAAGGTTATCAACAAGTAA
- the yceD gene encoding 23S rRNA accumulation protein YceD, translated as MQKVKLPLTVDPFRCAQKQLDYDGIVDKQRLLRLGEATQSIDSDAEVMLSFDIDAQGLKTVTGRATVSVSLECQRCWEPFSHRCETEFVYSPVFNDDQVGNLPDAYEPALVDENGEIDLIQLVEDELIVALPQVAMHEDTDCKVSAENMVYGEIPLADERPNPFAVLKNLKQSNEE; from the coding sequence ATGCAGAAGGTAAAGCTACCGCTGACGGTTGATCCGTTCCGTTGTGCACAGAAGCAACTTGACTACGATGGTATTGTAGACAAGCAGCGTTTGTTGCGTCTCGGTGAGGCAACCCAAAGCATCGATAGTGATGCGGAAGTGATGCTTTCGTTCGACATTGACGCCCAAGGGCTCAAAACGGTCACTGGTCGTGCCACCGTTTCGGTCAGTCTTGAGTGTCAACGTTGTTGGGAACCATTTTCACATCGCTGTGAAACTGAATTCGTTTATAGCCCGGTTTTCAATGATGACCAGGTTGGCAATTTACCGGATGCTTATGAGCCGGCATTAGTCGACGAAAACGGTGAGATTGATCTGATTCAATTAGTCGAAGACGAGTTGATTGTGGCCTTGCCACAAGTCGCCATGCACGAAGACACCGACTGTAAAGTTAGTGCAGAGAACATGGTGTATGGGGAAATCCCACTTGCTGATGAGCGTCCAAATCCGTTTGCCGTACTAAAAAACTTAAAGCAAAGTAACGAGGAGTAG
- a CDS encoding Maf family protein yields MHTTQPPKIVLASSSPYRQAIFKKFALPFTAFAPAIDESRHDNERATDMVERLALEKAMAGMPLFDNALIIGSDQVCVIDEEVLGKPHEREVAIEQLKRASGKQVTFYTGIALINSDTGEHQSDVEPFHVDFRELTEQEIVRYIDKELPLDCAGSFKCEGLGIALFNAMHGRDPNTLVGLPLIRLREMLEKEGVSVI; encoded by the coding sequence ATGCACACAACGCAACCTCCCAAAATTGTGCTGGCTTCAAGCTCGCCGTATCGTCAAGCCATCTTTAAAAAGTTTGCGCTCCCGTTTACTGCATTCGCACCGGCAATTGATGAAAGTCGACATGACAACGAGCGTGCCACTGACATGGTTGAACGCTTGGCACTTGAAAAAGCCATGGCGGGGATGCCGTTATTCGATAATGCTCTCATTATCGGTTCAGACCAAGTGTGTGTGATTGACGAGGAGGTGTTAGGCAAACCACATGAGCGAGAGGTCGCGATTGAGCAGCTAAAACGCGCGAGCGGCAAGCAAGTCACGTTTTATACGGGAATCGCGTTGATAAACAGCGACACCGGGGAGCATCAATCTGACGTTGAGCCGTTCCATGTCGACTTTCGTGAGCTTACCGAGCAGGAAATTGTCCGCTACATCGACAAAGAACTGCCGCTAGATTGTGCCGGCAGCTTCAAATGTGAAGGCTTGGGTATTGCCCTTTTCAATGCCATGCACGGACGTGATCCTAATACCCTTGTAGGCCTCCCACTGATACGCTTGCGTGAAATGTTAGAAAAGGAGGGGGTCTCGGTCATTTAA